A region of the Streptomyces sp. NBC_00442 genome:
CTGGAACAACCGATTCGCCGAATATCACCGCTACCTCGACCACCGGGTGGACCGGGTGAGCTACGTGACCACGGCCGCCGGAGCCGGCCCCCTGGACGCGGAGCTCGCCGAGGAGATCACGGTGGTGGCGGATCTCGCCGACCGGGCCGCGGTCCACGCGGCCGCCGCCGAACTCGCCGCCGCACACGGCCGGTTCACCCACGTCCTGGCCCTCTCGGAGTTCGACCTGGAACTCGGGGCGGAGCTGCGCGAGCGCCTCGACGTGCCGGGCAAGCGCCCGGCGGAGGTGCGGCTGGTGCGGGACAAGGTGGTGATGAAGGCCGCGGTGGCCGCCGCGGGCCTGCGGGTGCCGGCCAACCGCGCGGTCGAGGACGCCGACGACGTACGGGCGTTCGCGGCCGGGGCCGGATTCCCGTTCGTCCTGAAGCCGCGCGGCGGGGCCGACAGCCAGGGGGTGCACGTGCTCCAGAACGCCGAAGCGATGGAACGCGCCCTGGCGCAGGAGGAGTTGGCCGGCTTCCAGTGCGAGGAGTTCATCGACGGGACCCTCTATCAGGTGGACGGCGTGGTCCGCGGCGGCGTCCTGGAGACCCTCCGCAGCTGGCGCTGCCTCGGCTCCTGCCTGGACTTCGCCGAGGGGTCGCCCTTCGGCTCGGTCGCCAACGACGAGGCCGCGTTCGAGGCGCGGGTGGCCGAGTTCACCAAGGGCGTGCTCGCCGCCCTCGACCTGACCGACGAGGTCTTCCACCTGGAGGTCTTCCGGAGCGGCGGCACGGACGAACTGGTCTTCCTGGAGATCGGCGCGCGGGCCGGCGGCGGCCAGGTGCGGTTCGTCTGGGAGGAGGTGTACGGGCTCGACCTGATCGAGGCGTCCGTCCACGTCCAGCTGGGCATCGAGCGGGAGTACCCGAGGGCGGAGATCGGCGGCGAGGTCGCCGGATACCTGATGATGCCCGAACCTCCGCTGCGCCCCGCCGTGGTGCACCGGGTGGCGTCGCTCACCGACGCGATCCCCGAGCTCTACGCCGAGACGCTGCCCCCGGCCGGGACCGTACTGGACGGCAACGGCGGGGCCGTGCACACCGCGGGGACCTTCCGGTTCCGGGCCGCGACGGCCGAGCGGGTGCGGGTGGCCATCGAGACCGCGGTGAAGCTGTACGAGATCGACTGGTCGGCGGCGGAGGACACCGATGTCACAGCCTGACCGGGCCGCCCGGACCCTGTGGGGGCACGCCGACTTCCTGCGCCTGTGGGGCGGCCAGACCGTCGCCCTGTTCGGAACGCAGATCACCCTGCTGTCCCTCCCGCTGACCGCGATGCAGCTGCTCGACGCCTCCGCCGGCCAGCTCGGTCTGCTGAACGCGCTGGAATACCTGCCGGTCGCCTGCGTCACCCTCCTCGCGGGCGTGCTCGCGGACCGGGTGCGCCGCCGCCCGCTGCTGATCGCGGCCAACCTGGGGCGGGCCCTGGTGCTGGCCCTGATCCCCGTGTTC
Encoded here:
- a CDS encoding ATP-grasp domain-containing protein, yielding MGRHVLILNRWNNRFAEYHRYLDHRVDRVSYVTTAAGAGPLDAELAEEITVVADLADRAAVHAAAAELAAAHGRFTHVLALSEFDLELGAELRERLDVPGKRPAEVRLVRDKVVMKAAVAAAGLRVPANRAVEDADDVRAFAAGAGFPFVLKPRGGADSQGVHVLQNAEAMERALAQEELAGFQCEEFIDGTLYQVDGVVRGGVLETLRSWRCLGSCLDFAEGSPFGSVANDEAAFEARVAEFTKGVLAALDLTDEVFHLEVFRSGGTDELVFLEIGARAGGGQVRFVWEEVYGLDLIEASVHVQLGIEREYPRAEIGGEVAGYLMMPEPPLRPAVVHRVASLTDAIPELYAETLPPAGTVLDGNGGAVHTAGTFRFRAATAERVRVAIETAVKLYEIDWSAAEDTDVTA